The following proteins are encoded in a genomic region of Streptomyces sp. NBC_01723:
- the bagL gene encoding MarR family transcriptional regulator BagL/FevM produces the protein MTNTSPRPRPQLEDALPHQLRRAGQAWTALWQQRLPDLTSPQFAVLLALDDHGSLDQSALGALAAVDRSTLTVLLDRLEARGLVTKEMDPANRRRRIVALTDAGRRRLAEGVEEAALLHARVEELLGEERTRQLVEMLRVMGDMPQPTSPQ, from the coding sequence ATGACGAACACAAGCCCCCGACCCCGGCCGCAACTGGAAGACGCGCTGCCGCATCAGCTGCGCCGGGCCGGACAGGCGTGGACGGCGCTGTGGCAGCAGCGCCTGCCCGACCTGACCAGTCCTCAGTTCGCGGTGCTGCTCGCCCTGGACGACCACGGCAGCCTGGACCAGTCCGCGCTGGGGGCCCTGGCCGCCGTCGACCGCTCCACGCTCACCGTCCTGCTGGACCGTCTGGAGGCGCGCGGCCTGGTGACCAAGGAGATGGACCCGGCGAACCGCAGGCGCCGCATCGTCGCCCTCACCGACGCCGGCCGCCGGCGCCTGGCCGAGGGGGTCGAGGAGGCGGCGCTGCTGCACGCACGGGTGGAGGAGCTGCTGGGCGAGGAGCGGACGAGGCAACTGGTCGAGATGCTCCGTGTCATGGGAGACATGCCGCAGCCCACTTCCCCTCAATAG
- the bagJ gene encoding bagremycin/ferroverdin transporter BagJ/FevB yields the protein MTTNSAVQAPPRTAPGAGLTGLRLGALFGPVIFGVTAAGVALPDVAMEMEVRPAVAGWVLTAHALALGVGTAFFGRLSEKWGVRNSLLTGALFLAVGAVLCLVAQDFGTLIAGRFVQAAGSGAITSSALTLASAAAPEQRTKILAIFGASMALFSSTATLMGGMVTDWLDWRLTLVLPALSLLLVPFCLELAASRPGYGKAVDVPGGVLLGAGATSLLLLIQASSLDLDTPLVIGLAVLLVVSVAGLLTRIGKRPDGFLPRDLATDRTFLTSAMIGVGGYAGLFAAMYAVPQILAVQYGWGVFKIGAWLLPGAVVGAVAARVASKLTVGKGGSLLLAVTAVSCAVFLGIVGLVDGGIVVMLIGTSMGMATFAATQVLTTAVLSSRLEPARRGGAMGVLNLLFFVGGGIGSAAAGALSEHMDLTSALAVVAALPLLAGLIALTLPPARAQQEA from the coding sequence ATGACCACCAACAGCGCGGTGCAGGCCCCGCCGCGAACCGCACCCGGTGCGGGCTTGACCGGGCTCAGGCTCGGCGCTCTCTTCGGCCCTGTGATCTTCGGAGTGACCGCGGCCGGCGTGGCGCTGCCCGACGTCGCGATGGAGATGGAGGTCCGCCCGGCCGTCGCCGGCTGGGTGCTGACGGCGCACGCCCTCGCACTCGGTGTGGGCACCGCGTTCTTCGGGCGGCTCTCCGAGAAGTGGGGGGTGCGCAACTCCCTCCTCACCGGCGCCCTGTTCCTCGCCGTCGGCGCGGTGCTGTGCCTGGTCGCCCAGGACTTCGGCACCCTGATCGCCGGCCGGTTCGTGCAGGCGGCGGGTTCGGGCGCCATCACCTCCAGCGCCCTCACGCTCGCCTCGGCGGCGGCGCCCGAACAACGGACGAAGATCCTGGCCATCTTCGGCGCGTCCATGGCGCTGTTCTCCTCCACCGCCACCCTCATGGGCGGCATGGTGACGGACTGGCTGGACTGGCGGCTGACCCTGGTGCTGCCGGCGCTCTCGCTGCTGCTGGTGCCCTTCTGCCTGGAGCTCGCGGCCTCCCGCCCCGGCTACGGCAAGGCCGTCGACGTGCCCGGCGGGGTGCTGCTGGGCGCCGGCGCGACCTCGCTGCTGCTGCTCATCCAGGCCTCCTCCCTCGACCTCGACACCCCGTTGGTCATCGGGCTGGCGGTGCTCCTCGTGGTGTCGGTGGCCGGCCTGCTGACCCGGATCGGCAAGCGGCCCGATGGCTTCCTCCCGCGCGACCTGGCCACCGACCGCACCTTCCTGACCTCCGCGATGATCGGCGTCGGCGGCTACGCCGGGCTGTTCGCCGCCATGTACGCGGTGCCGCAGATCCTCGCCGTCCAGTACGGCTGGGGCGTGTTCAAGATCGGCGCCTGGCTGCTGCCGGGCGCGGTCGTCGGCGCCGTGGCCGCCCGGGTGGCCAGCAAGCTCACCGTCGGCAAGGGCGGCAGCCTGCTGCTCGCCGTGACCGCCGTGAGCTGCGCGGTGTTCCTTGGCATCGTCGGCCTCGTCGACGGCGGCATCGTCGTCATGCTCATCGGCACCTCCATGGGCATGGCGACCTTCGCCGCCACGCAGGTGCTCACCACCGCGGTGCTCTCCAGCCGCCTGGAGCCCGCCCGGCGCGGTGGCGCCATGGGCGTGCTCAACCTGCTGTTCTTCGTCGGCGGCGGGATCGGCTCGGCCGCGGCCGGAGCCCTCTCCGAGCACATGGACCTCACCAGCGCGCTCGCCGTCGTCGCGGCGCTCCCGCTGCTGGCCGGTCTGATCGCCCTGACCCTGCCGCCCGCCCGGGCGCAGCAGGAGGCCTGA
- the bagK gene encoding bagremycin/ferroverdin biosynthesis FAD-dependent oxygenase BagK/FevA1 has protein sequence MYRPATAHRLAGRLSGPVLGPGDEGYAAEVAGFNRVLRHRPAMVLGARDATQVRKAVAFAAETGLPTAVQATGHGPSRVTEGSGLLINTRRMNGVSIDPVARIARVEAGARWRQVVDAAAVHGLAPLNGSSPLVGVVGYTLGGGLALLSRAYGFAADHVTAVDLVTPDGLPRTATAQRNPDLFWALRGGKGNFGVVTALEFGLVPVTRLYGGGLFFPGDAVAEVLHAWRAWTESVPERTASSLALLRMPDQDPIPPFPRGGLVVHVRVAHLGPGDEGERLVRPLRAVAPTLADTLGEMPYSRFADIHNDPAFPTPYDERSVMLRELGPDAADDLLRLAGPGSGCTDVMVELRHLGGALGRPAPVPGATDHRDALYCLTTLGPPGGRPDHVVDGMAHHGTGRSHLNFLAGPGTARLAARGYAPADYARLGEIKARYDPDNLFRFNHTISPRVTAV, from the coding sequence ATGTACAGACCGGCAACCGCGCACAGGCTTGCCGGCCGCCTTTCCGGTCCGGTGCTGGGGCCCGGGGACGAGGGATACGCGGCCGAGGTCGCCGGGTTCAACCGCGTCCTGCGGCACCGGCCCGCGATGGTCCTCGGCGCACGGGACGCCACGCAGGTGCGCAAGGCCGTCGCCTTCGCCGCCGAGACCGGACTGCCGACGGCGGTCCAGGCGACCGGCCACGGCCCCTCCCGCGTCACCGAGGGATCCGGGCTGCTCATCAACACCCGCCGGATGAACGGCGTGAGCATCGATCCGGTGGCCCGGATCGCCCGGGTCGAGGCCGGGGCCCGCTGGCGGCAGGTCGTCGACGCGGCCGCCGTGCACGGACTCGCCCCGCTCAACGGCTCCTCACCGCTGGTGGGGGTGGTCGGCTACACCCTGGGCGGCGGCCTCGCGCTGCTCTCCCGCGCGTACGGCTTCGCCGCCGACCACGTCACCGCGGTGGACCTCGTCACCCCCGACGGACTGCCCCGCACCGCCACCGCACAGCGGAACCCCGACCTCTTCTGGGCGCTGCGTGGCGGCAAGGGCAACTTCGGCGTGGTGACGGCCCTGGAATTCGGGCTCGTGCCGGTCACCCGGCTCTACGGCGGCGGCCTCTTCTTCCCCGGTGACGCCGTCGCCGAGGTGCTGCACGCCTGGCGGGCGTGGACGGAGTCCGTGCCGGAGCGGACCGCCTCCTCGCTGGCGCTGCTGAGGATGCCCGACCAGGATCCGATCCCGCCCTTCCCGCGGGGCGGGCTCGTGGTGCACGTCCGCGTCGCCCACCTCGGCCCGGGCGACGAGGGGGAGCGACTGGTCAGGCCCCTGCGAGCCGTCGCCCCGACGCTCGCGGACACGCTGGGGGAGATGCCGTACAGCCGCTTCGCGGACATCCACAACGACCCGGCCTTCCCCACCCCCTACGACGAACGCTCCGTCATGCTGCGCGAGCTGGGCCCGGACGCGGCCGACGACCTGCTCCGCCTCGCCGGCCCCGGCAGCGGCTGCACGGACGTCATGGTCGAGCTGCGGCACCTGGGCGGAGCGCTCGGCCGCCCGGCCCCGGTGCCGGGCGCGACCGACCACCGCGACGCCCTGTACTGCCTGACCACGCTCGGACCGCCCGGCGGACGCCCGGATCACGTCGTGGACGGCATGGCGCACCACGGAACGGGCCGCAGCCATCTCAACTTCCTCGCCGGACCCGGGACCGCCCGGCTGGCCGCCCGGGGCTACGCGCCCGCCGACTACGCGCGGCTGGGCGAGATCAAGGCCCGCTACGACCCGGACAACCTCTTCCGGTTCAACCACACCATCTCGCCGCGCGTGACGGCCGTCTGA